A part of Capsicum annuum cultivar UCD-10X-F1 chromosome 6, UCD10Xv1.1, whole genome shotgun sequence genomic DNA contains:
- the LOC124899550 gene encoding uncharacterized protein LOC124899550 gives MEKECKVPEDKHAREILLIKEEIARMKKIHGDQRASPSRSSSENPADEEYKPLQTYFPDEEVLFVGENIAELYPGWRLFFDGVVNFKGLGIGAVLISETGQHYLITAKLRFLYTNNMVEYEACILGLRLARDMNVRELLVIGDSDLLVHQVRDEWVVKPLRWNSHRSYA, from the exons ATGGAAAAGGAGTGTAAGGTGCCTGAAGACAAACATGCTAGGGAGATACTACTGATAAAGGAAGAGATCGCTAGGATGAAGAAAATACATG GTGATCAAAGGGCAAGCCCTAGCAGATCATCTAGTGAGAATCCAGCTGATGAAGAATATAAGCCTTTGCAAACTTATTTCCCAGATGAAGAGGTATTGTTTGTAGGAGAAAACATTGCTGAATTATACCCGGGTTGGAGATTGTTCTTTGATGGGGTGGTTAATTTCAAGGGCTTGGGAATTGGAGCAGTCTTAATATCAGAAACTGGTCAACATTATCTGATTACCGCCAAACTACGTTTTCTATACACCAATAATATGGttgaatatgaggcttgcattctCGGTCTCAGGTTAGCCAGGGATATGAATGTTCGAGAACTACTAGTCATTGGAGATTCTGATCTATTAGTTCACCAAGTTCGAGATGAATGGGTTGTAAAACCCCTAAGATGGAATTCGCACAGGAGTTATGCATAA